From a single Thermothielavioides terrestris NRRL 8126 chromosome 1, complete sequence genomic region:
- a CDS encoding glycoside hydrolase family 55 protein (CAZy_ID 269924) gives ACFRRRGPAVVPDTIGPLGSGRCRADQGFAPFAGSNYPVFRNVKDYGAKGDGVTDDTAAINAAINAGNPCGRGCASTTMTPAVVYFPAGTYLISSSIIPAYFTQLIGDASSPPTLKATSNFAGFGLIDGNPYYTSTLNWKSVNVFFRQVRNFVIDTTNIPPATAATGIHWPTAQATSLQNIVFNMPATSDVVHVGLFMEEGSGGFLTDLTFNGGATGASMGNQQYTMRNLKFNNCKTAIIQIWNWGWTYHGLSINNCQVGIDMSAGGSSALNVGSVTLIDSSFTNVPVAVLTAWTTSSNPATAGSLVMENIALNNVPVAVQGPSGTMLAGTTGSTTIAAWGNGHSYTPSGPTQFAGSITANSRPAALLSNGRYYTRSKPQYETLSASSFLSARSAGAKGDGATDDTAALQSAINNAVSQGKVLFLDYGLYRVSSTIRIPPGAKIVGESFPVILSSGAFFNDVNNPQPVVQVGSSSGQAGQVELSDFIVSTQNVQAGAVCIEWNLASSGTPSGMWDVHVRIGGYTGSQQQVAQCPKTPGSSTVNSNCLTAFMGMHVTKGASGLYMENVWIWTADHDIDDAQNTQISLYSGRGLYIESQSGPLWLWGTAVEHFVLYQYQLANTGNIFMGQIQTETPYFQPTPNALVPYSVVSSLNDPDFSASCAGVSGNCADAWALRVIGSHDVLVYGAGLYSFFDNYSTDCSTFSAGETCQQRIASIEGSASNVNVYNLNTIGARSMLNRDGAQVAYYADNVNTFASNVAVYKSG, from the exons GCTTGTTTTCGGCGCCGTGGCCCGGCCGTGGTGCCAGACACAATCGGCCCTTTGGGCTCGGGACGATGTCGCGCTG ATCAGGGATTTGCCCCTTTTGCCGGTTCGAACTATCCTGTCTTCCGTAACGTGAAGGACTACGGCGCAAAGG GTGATGGCGTTACCGACGACACGGCGGCCATCAATGCTGCCATCAACGCTGGCAATCCTTGTGGCCGAGGTTGT GCCTCGACGACCATGACCCCGGCCGTTGTGTACTTCCCAGCCGGCACGTACTTGATCTCGTCGTCAATTATCCCAGCCTACTTCACCCAGCTCATTGGTGAtgcgagctcgccgccgaccctcAAGGCTACGTCGAACTTTGCCGGCTTCGGTCTCATCGATGGCAACCCCTACTACACGTCAACCCTCAACTGGAAGTCGGTCAACGTCTTCTTCCGCCAGGTGCGCAACTTCGTCATCGACACGACGAACATCCCGCCGGCAACGGCCGCGACAGGGATCCATTGGCCCACAGCGCAGGCCACCAGCCTCCAGAACATCGTCTTCAACATGCCCGCTACCTCGGATGTAGTCCACGTCGGGCTGTTCATGGAGGAGGGAAGCGGAGGTTTCCTAACCGACCTCACCTTCAACGGCGGTGCGACTGGCGCCAGCATGGGCAATCAGCAGTATACCATGCGGAACCTGAAATTCAACAACTGCAAGACCG CCATCATCCAAATCTGGAACTGGGGTTGGACTTACCACGGGCTGTCCATCAACAACTGCCAGGTCGGCATCGATATGTCGGCCGGGGGCTCCAGCGCCCTGAACGTCGGCTCCGTGACCCTCATCGACAGCAGCTTCACCAACGTGCCGGTTGCCGTGCTCACTGCCTGGACCACGAGCTCCaacccggccacggcgggcaGCCTGGTGATGGAGAACATCGCGCTGAACAACGTCCCGGTGGCAGTTCAAGGCCCCAGCGGGACGATGCTTGCCGGCACCACCGGCTCGACAACCATCGCTGCCTGGGGCAACGGCCACAGCTACACCCCTTCCGGGCCGACCCAGTTCGCCGGATCGATCACGGCGAActcgcgcccggcggcgctgctctcCAACGGGCGGTACTACACGCGCTCGAAGCCGCAGTACGAGACcctctcggcctcgtcgttCCTCTCGGCCCGCTCCGCGGGCGCCaagggcgacggcgccaccgacgacacggccgcgctgcagAGCGCCATCAACAACGCCGTCTCGCAGGGCAAGGTGCTGTTCCTCGACTACGGCCTGTACCGGGTGTCGAGCACGATCCGCATCCCGCCCGGGGCCAAGATCGTGGGCGAGTCGTTCCCCGTCATCCTCTCGTCCGGCGCCTTCTTCAACGACGTCAACAACCCGCAGCCGGTCGTCCAGgtcggcagcagctcgggcCAGGCCGGGCAGGTTGAGCTGAGCGACTTCATCGTGTCGACGCAGAACgtgcaggccggcgccgtctgcATCGAGTGGAACCTCGCGAGCTCCGGGACGCCCAGCGGCATGTGGGACGTCCACGTCCGCATCGGCGGCTACACGGgctcgcagcagcaggtggCGCAGTGCCCCAAGACACCTGGGAGCTCGACGGTGAACTCGAACTGCCTGACGGCGTTCATGGGCATGCATGTGACCAAGGGGGCCAGCGGGCTGTACATGGAGAACGTGTGGATCTG GACTGCCGATCACGACATTGACGATGCGCAGAACACGCAGATCAGCCTCTACAGCGGGCGAGGACTGT ACATCGAGTCCCAGTCCGGCCCCCTGTGGCTGTGGGGCACGGCGGTCGAGCACTTCGTGCTCTACCAGTACCAGCTGGCCAACACGGGCAACATCTTCATGGGCCAGATCCAGACGGAGACGCCGTACTTCCAGCCGACGCCGAACGCGCTGGTGCCGTACAGCGTGGTGAGCTCGCTCAACGACCCCGACTTCTCGGCGTCGTGCGCGGGCGTGTCGGGCAACTGCGCGGACGCGTGGGCCCTGCGGGTGATCGGCTCGCACGACGTGCTCGTGTACGGGGCCGGGCTGTACTCGTTCTTCGACAACTACAGCACCGACTGCTCGaccttctcggccggcgagacgTGCCAGCAGCGCATCGCCTCGATCGAGGGCTCCGCCTCCAACGTCAACGTGTACAACCTCAACACGATCGGCGCCCGGAGCATGCTCAaccgcgacggcgcgcaggtGGCGTACTACGCGGACAATGTGAATACGTTTGCGTCGAACGTGGCGGTTTATAAGAGCGGTTAG